The following are encoded together in the Xanthobacter autotrophicus Py2 genome:
- a CDS encoding Cys/Met metabolism pyridoxal-phosphate-dependent protein (PFAM: Cys/Met metabolism pyridoxal-phosphate-dependent protein~KEGG: mes:Meso_1167 O-acetylhomoserine/O-acetylserine sulfhydrylase) — translation MPPGLPAPNAHRHLLSPATCPPSRPPANRPHQRIATSSVGQAPGTCLGPALSPFNAFLILTGIETLGLRMQRHSENALKVAEYLAAHPKVEWVSYPGLASDRYHALAKQYLPKGAGAVFTFGLKGGYEAGVKLVSSVELFSHLANIGDTRSLIIHPASTTHRQLTDEAKVVAGAGPQVVRLSVGIEDVADIIGDLEQALAKV, via the coding sequence ATGCCGCCAGGGCTTCCAGCGCCAAACGCTCATCGACACCTGCTGTCACCGGCGACTTGCCCGCCATCACGCCCACCTGCGAATCGACCACATCAGCGAATCGCAACATCATCCGTTGGGCAAGCCCCAGGAACCTGCTTAGGCCCGGCGCTGTCGCCCTTCAACGCCTTCCTCATCCTCACGGGCATCGAGACGCTGGGGCTGCGCATGCAGCGGCACAGCGAGAATGCGCTGAAGGTGGCCGAATATCTCGCCGCCCACCCCAAGGTGGAATGGGTGAGCTATCCGGGCCTTGCGAGCGACCGCTACCATGCCCTGGCGAAGCAGTATCTGCCCAAGGGGGCGGGCGCGGTCTTCACCTTCGGCCTGAAGGGGGGCTACGAGGCGGGCGTGAAGCTGGTGTCGAGCGTGGAGCTGTTCTCGCACCTCGCCAATATCGGCGACACGCGTTCCCTCATCATCCATCCGGCCTCCACCACCCATCGCCAGCTCACCGACGAGGCCAAGGTGGTGGCCGGCGCCGGGCCGCAGGTGGTGCGCCTCTCGGTGGGCATCGAGGACGTGGCCGACATCATCGGCGACCTGGAGCAGGCACTGGCCAAGGTCTGA
- a CDS encoding DNA-directed DNA polymerase (KEGG: nha:Nham_2009 DNA-directed DNA polymerase), which yields MAQAVSEIVSGDVLPGAPHPRDQARLFGHGVVEADLIGDFRAGRLPHALLIGGPEGIGKATLAYRLARMVLSGGPEAGSHSLDLPVTHPVFRQVASQSHPDLLVLHRVPEAGEEKIPTVIPAEMVRRVRSFFGATAAAGGWRVCIVDAVDELNPFGANALLKTLEEPPPRALFLLISHAPGRVLPTIRSRTRLLRMRPLGSADVLAALDHLKEEMADLDAATLPSAAEASGGSVRRAIVLARGEGMEVRSATLKALEQLPRPRPEDLHALGARLQGDRSDGLDLFIEAVSDYVAARATQGDEPRHRLVRLGEVWEKVRRSAREADVFNLDRKALVFRVFADLAEAVR from the coding sequence ATGGCGCAGGCCGTGAGCGAGATCGTCTCCGGCGATGTCCTGCCCGGCGCGCCACACCCGCGCGACCAGGCGCGGCTGTTCGGCCACGGGGTGGTGGAAGCCGACCTGATCGGCGATTTCCGCGCCGGCCGGTTGCCCCATGCCCTGCTCATCGGCGGGCCGGAAGGAATCGGCAAGGCGACGCTGGCCTATCGTCTCGCCCGCATGGTGCTGTCCGGCGGACCTGAGGCCGGCAGCCATTCGCTGGATCTGCCCGTCACCCATCCCGTGTTCCGGCAGGTGGCGTCCCAGAGCCATCCGGACCTTTTGGTGCTGCACCGGGTGCCGGAGGCGGGGGAGGAGAAGATCCCCACCGTCATTCCGGCCGAGATGGTGCGCCGCGTGCGTAGCTTCTTCGGCGCCACGGCGGCGGCCGGGGGCTGGCGCGTCTGCATCGTGGACGCGGTGGACGAGCTCAATCCGTTCGGCGCCAACGCGCTGCTGAAGACGCTGGAGGAGCCGCCGCCCAGGGCGCTGTTCCTGCTCATCTCCCACGCTCCGGGCCGGGTGCTGCCCACCATCCGCTCCCGCACCCGCCTGCTGCGCATGCGCCCGCTGGGCAGCGCCGACGTGCTCGCTGCCCTCGATCACCTCAAGGAGGAGATGGCGGATCTCGACGCCGCCACCCTGCCATCCGCCGCCGAGGCCAGCGGCGGCAGCGTGCGCCGGGCCATCGTGCTGGCGCGCGGGGAGGGGATGGAGGTGCGCTCCGCCACCCTGAAGGCGCTGGAGCAGTTGCCCCGGCCCCGTCCGGAAGACCTTCACGCGCTGGGTGCCCGCCTCCAGGGTGACCGCTCCGACGGGCTCGACCTCTTCATCGAGGCGGTGAGCGACTATGTGGCCGCCCGCGCGACGCAGGGTGACGAGCCGCGCCATCGCCTTGTCCGCCTCGGCGAGGTATGGGAGAAGGTGCGGCGCAGCGCGCGCGAGGCGGATGTCTTCAATCTCGATCGCAAGGCGCTGGTGTTCCGTGTCTTTGCCGATCTCGCCGAAGCCGTGCGCTGA
- a CDS encoding dTMP kinase (PFAM: thymidylate kinase~KEGG: mlo:mll0424 thymidylate kinase), whose protein sequence is MTQGRFITLEGGEGTGKSTQARRLAAHLRTLGHTVVETREPGGSPGAEAVRHVLLSGAAEPLGPVAEALLFAAARTDHVQTLIRPALAAGTIVICDRFIDSTRVYQGAVGQVAPPLLDALEEMATGGTRPDLTLILDVPPETGLARAAARGNGDPDRFEKEGAAYHAAVREAFVARAAAAPARCVLVDATPDPDAVAAQIAGIVAARLGLHATAEAS, encoded by the coding sequence ATGACCCAGGGGCGATTCATCACGCTGGAAGGCGGGGAGGGGACCGGCAAGTCCACCCAGGCCCGCCGCCTCGCGGCGCATCTGCGCACCCTTGGCCACACGGTGGTGGAGACCCGCGAGCCCGGCGGCTCGCCGGGGGCGGAGGCGGTGCGCCATGTGCTGCTCTCTGGAGCGGCCGAGCCGCTGGGGCCGGTGGCCGAGGCGCTGCTGTTCGCCGCCGCTCGCACCGACCATGTGCAAACGCTGATCCGTCCGGCGCTGGCGGCGGGCACCATCGTGATCTGTGACCGCTTCATCGATTCCACCCGGGTCTACCAGGGCGCGGTGGGCCAGGTGGCGCCGCCCCTCCTCGATGCGCTGGAAGAGATGGCGACGGGCGGCACCCGGCCGGACCTCACCCTGATCCTGGACGTGCCGCCGGAAACCGGGCTGGCCCGCGCCGCCGCGCGCGGCAATGGCGATCCGGACCGGTTCGAGAAGGAAGGCGCCGCCTATCATGCCGCCGTGCGCGAGGCCTTCGTCGCCCGTGCGGCGGCGGCCCCCGCGCGCTGCGTGCTGGTGGACGCGACGCCCGATCCGGACGCGGTCGCGGCGCAGATCGCCGGCATCGTCGCCGCCCGCCTCGGACTTCACGCCACGGCCGAGGCGTCCTGA
- a CDS encoding hydrolase, TatD family (TIGRFAM: hydrolase, TatD family~PFAM: TatD-related deoxyribonuclease~KEGG: mlo:mll0418 putative deoxyribonuclease): MRLCEADLSNVNAMLVDSHCHLDFPDFAAELPDVVARAGAAGVSHLVTISTRVRRFPQILAIAERFDQVSCSVGTHPHQAAEELDVTLGEIVALSRHPKVVAIGEAGLDYHYDTSPRDAQEQGFRTHIAAARETGLPLVIHAREADEDVAAILEEESARGAFPFLLHCFTAGPDLARRALALGGYISFSGVVTFKKSEDLRAIAAIVPADRILVETDSPFLAPTPYRGKRNEPSFVRETAKVLAEARGEAFEDFAQATTRNFFTLFSKAKSQP, from the coding sequence ATGCGCTTATGTGAGGCCGACCTTTCGAATGTGAATGCCATGCTTGTCGACAGCCATTGCCATCTCGATTTTCCCGACTTCGCCGCCGAACTGCCCGACGTGGTGGCCCGCGCCGGCGCGGCCGGGGTGTCTCATCTCGTCACCATCTCCACCCGGGTGCGGCGGTTTCCGCAGATCCTCGCCATCGCCGAGCGGTTCGATCAGGTGTCCTGCTCGGTGGGCACCCATCCCCACCAGGCGGCGGAGGAGCTGGACGTGACCCTGGGCGAGATTGTCGCTCTCTCCCGCCATCCCAAGGTGGTGGCCATCGGCGAGGCCGGGCTCGACTATCACTACGACACCAGCCCGCGCGACGCGCAGGAGCAGGGTTTCCGCACCCATATCGCGGCGGCGCGGGAGACCGGCCTGCCCCTGGTCATCCACGCCCGCGAGGCGGACGAGGATGTGGCCGCCATCCTGGAGGAGGAGAGCGCCAGGGGCGCCTTCCCCTTCCTGCTCCACTGCTTCACGGCGGGGCCGGATCTGGCGCGCCGGGCGCTGGCGCTGGGCGGCTACATCTCCTTCTCCGGCGTGGTGACCTTCAAGAAGAGTGAGGACCTGCGCGCCATCGCCGCCATCGTGCCGGCCGACCGCATCCTGGTGGAGACCGATTCCCCCTTCCTCGCGCCCACGCCCTACCGCGGCAAGCGCAACGAGCCCTCCTTCGTGCGCGAGACCGCCAAGGTGCTGGCCGAGGCGCGGGGCGAAGCGTTCGAGGACTTCGCGCAGGCCACCACGCGGAACTTCTTCACCCTTTTCTCCAAGGCGAAAAGCCAGCCCTGA
- a CDS encoding BioY protein (PFAM: BioY protein~KEGG: mlo:mlr7429 bioY protein), producing MTEAAASAFVRALPQLVSHMPSPVLPFRPALARLADYSAAWAVAGLVVGVALLAWSAQISIPIKPVPITLQSYVLITLAALMGWRFGGLTVAIYLFAGLMGLPVFSGGRSGLAMLTGPSGGFIVGFLLTALLVGWLQETWARLKPLPLFGVLALGHLLLMLIGAGWLATKVGPAVALEKSLLPLLPGAVVKTVAALATVILVERLAGTERPR from the coding sequence TTGACGGAGGCCGCCGCTTCGGCCTTTGTGCGGGCGTTGCCGCAACTGGTCTCGCACATGCCATCGCCCGTCCTCCCCTTCCGTCCCGCTCTCGCCCGTCTCGCCGATTATTCCGCTGCCTGGGCGGTAGCCGGGCTGGTCGTGGGCGTCGCCCTGCTGGCCTGGAGCGCGCAGATCTCCATCCCGATCAAGCCGGTGCCCATCACGCTGCAAAGCTATGTGCTGATCACCCTCGCTGCGCTGATGGGCTGGCGGTTCGGCGGCTTGACCGTGGCGATTTATCTGTTTGCCGGACTCATGGGCCTGCCGGTGTTTTCCGGCGGCCGCAGCGGGCTTGCCATGCTCACCGGGCCGTCAGGCGGCTTCATCGTCGGCTTCCTGCTGACGGCGCTGCTGGTGGGCTGGCTGCAGGAGACATGGGCGCGGCTTAAGCCCCTGCCCCTCTTCGGGGTCCTGGCCCTTGGCCATCTGCTGCTGATGTTGATCGGCGCCGGCTGGCTCGCCACCAAGGTCGGACCGGCAGTAGCGCTGGAGAAGAGCCTCCTGCCGCTCCTTCCCGGTGCGGTGGTGAAGACGGTGGCGGCGCTCGCCACCGTTATCCTTGTCGAGCGCCTCGCGGGGACCGAGCGGCCGCGCTGA
- a CDS encoding Serine-type D-Ala-D-Ala carboxypeptidase (PFAM: beta-lactamase; peptidase S11 D-alanyl-D-alanine carboxypeptidase 1; Penicillin-binding protein 5 domain protein~KEGG: rpd:RPD_2714 serine-type D-Ala-D-Ala carboxypeptidase), whose translation MLPKLRFALLFAALASLAGASSARAADGFQTQAPSAILVDYETGTILFEKDADRRIAPGTLAKVMTADVVFSQLKAGKIALDTPFTVSVNAWRRGGGPSGGAAMFAEVNKPAPVGELLAGMLVVSGNDAAIALAEGVGGTETEFSQQMTERAKAIGMANSEFRNATGFADPGQFSTARDLSVLAQHVIRTYPDYYPVFARTSIEWSRIKQRNRNVLLDAGIGADGLQIGWVKDVGYHALGSAVQNGQRLIVVVLAAKTEKERLEEAKKLLEWGFQSFRQRVIFTADQEVGRAQVFGGASGTVGLVGSRPVTVLTPRSGNERITARVVYNGPLLAPVTKGTQVGRLEVTRGQTKVLEMPLYTQEDVPVGSLTDRALDGGLTLMGDSVRDLAKRALAKIHK comes from the coding sequence ATGCTGCCGAAGCTGCGCTTCGCCCTTCTTTTCGCAGCCCTCGCCTCGCTTGCCGGCGCTTCGAGCGCGCGGGCGGCTGACGGCTTTCAGACCCAGGCGCCCTCCGCCATCCTGGTGGATTACGAAACCGGGACCATCCTGTTCGAGAAGGATGCCGACCGCCGCATCGCCCCCGGCACCCTCGCCAAGGTGATGACGGCTGACGTGGTGTTCTCTCAGCTCAAGGCCGGCAAGATCGCCCTCGACACCCCGTTCACCGTGAGCGTCAACGCCTGGCGCCGCGGCGGAGGCCCCTCGGGCGGGGCGGCCATGTTCGCCGAGGTGAACAAGCCGGCCCCGGTGGGCGAGCTGCTCGCCGGCATGCTGGTGGTTTCGGGTAATGATGCGGCCATCGCCCTGGCGGAGGGCGTCGGCGGCACCGAGACCGAGTTCTCCCAGCAGATGACGGAGCGGGCCAAGGCCATCGGCATGGCCAATTCCGAGTTCCGCAACGCCACCGGCTTTGCAGATCCGGGCCAGTTCTCCACCGCCCGCGACCTGTCGGTGCTGGCCCAGCATGTCATCCGCACCTATCCCGACTATTACCCGGTGTTCGCGCGGACCAGCATCGAGTGGAGCCGCATCAAGCAGCGCAACCGCAACGTGCTGCTGGATGCGGGCATCGGCGCCGACGGGCTGCAGATCGGCTGGGTGAAGGATGTGGGCTACCATGCCCTCGGCTCGGCGGTGCAGAACGGCCAGCGGCTCATCGTGGTAGTGCTGGCGGCCAAGACCGAGAAGGAGCGGCTCGAGGAGGCCAAGAAGCTGCTGGAGTGGGGTTTCCAGTCGTTCCGGCAGCGGGTGATCTTTACCGCCGACCAGGAGGTGGGCCGCGCTCAGGTGTTCGGCGGCGCCTCCGGCACCGTCGGGCTCGTGGGGTCACGGCCGGTGACCGTGCTCACCCCGCGCTCGGGCAATGAGCGTATCACCGCCCGCGTGGTCTATAATGGGCCGCTGCTGGCGCCGGTGACCAAGGGCACCCAGGTGGGACGGCTGGAAGTCACGCGCGGCCAGACCAAGGTGCTGGAAATGCCTCTTTATACGCAGGAGGACGTGCCGGTGGGTTCGCTGACGGATCGCGCCCTCGACGGCGGGCTGACGCTGATGGGCGACAGCGTGCGCGATCTGGCCAAGCGCGCTCTGGCGAAGATTCACAAATGA
- a CDS encoding O-acetylhomoserine aminocarboxypropyltransferase (PFAM: Cys/Met metabolism pyridoxal-phosphate-dependent protein; aromatic amino acid beta-eliminating lyase/threonine aldolase~KEGG: rpe:RPE_2853 O-acetylhomoserine/O-acetylserine sulfhydrylase) — translation MTDETSTPPHEPGFATLAIHAGAQPDPTTGARATPIYQTTSFVFDDVDHAAALFGLQTFGNIYSRITNPTNAVLEERVAALEGGTAALAVASGHAAQHLVFHTLLTPGDEFIASRKLYGGSINQFNHAFKSFGWNVVWADPDDISSFEKAVTPKTKAIFTESIANPGGVVTDIAAISAVAKKAGVPLIVDNTLATPYLWQPIRHGADIVIHSATKFLGGHGNSIGGVIVDAGTFDWSATDRYPFLSKPRPEYSGMVLHETFGNFAFAIAARVLGLRDLSRDSPSGQRMRPALLVAGVDGGMDGVVERVAILESLVGEMVRLEVAPDRFDVVELGRVFRQPFNGEPVGAGGQGGAGELAGVDRSVVLDQHDGPGGAARLGAVRLIELLEVGDEIAAALGRAGLDDQLPGGMVERAEHRHILGLTRRRHPQVGAGLRPGTGEVGMGQRLALVAIQQHDVACRGLLLAQS, via the coding sequence ATGACCGACGAGACCAGCACGCCGCCGCACGAGCCGGGTTTTGCCACCCTCGCCATCCACGCGGGCGCGCAGCCGGACCCGACCACGGGCGCACGGGCAACCCCTATCTACCAGACCACGTCCTTCGTCTTCGACGACGTGGACCATGCCGCGGCACTGTTCGGCCTCCAGACCTTCGGCAACATCTATTCGCGCATCACCAACCCCACCAATGCGGTGCTGGAAGAGCGCGTGGCGGCGCTGGAAGGCGGCACGGCGGCGCTGGCGGTGGCCTCGGGTCACGCGGCGCAGCACTTGGTGTTCCACACGCTGCTGACGCCGGGGGATGAGTTCATCGCCTCCCGCAAGCTCTATGGCGGCTCCATCAACCAGTTCAACCACGCCTTCAAGAGCTTCGGCTGGAACGTGGTGTGGGCGGATCCGGACGACATCTCCTCCTTCGAGAAGGCGGTGACGCCGAAGACCAAGGCCATCTTCACCGAGAGCATCGCCAATCCCGGCGGCGTGGTCACCGACATCGCCGCCATCTCGGCGGTGGCGAAGAAGGCCGGCGTGCCGCTCATCGTCGACAACACGCTGGCGACGCCCTACCTGTGGCAGCCCATCAGGCACGGCGCGGACATCGTCATCCATTCGGCCACCAAGTTTCTGGGCGGACACGGCAATTCCATCGGCGGCGTGATCGTGGACGCGGGCACATTCGACTGGTCCGCCACCGATCGCTATCCGTTCCTCTCCAAGCCGCGGCCGGAATATTCCGGCATGGTGCTGCACGAGACCTTCGGCAATTTCGCCTTCGCCATCGCGGCCCGGGTGCTGGGCCTGCGCGATCTAAGCAGAGATTCCCCGTCTGGCCAACGAATGCGGCCTGCGCTGCTGGTTGCGGGCGTGGACGGCGGCATGGATGGCGTGGTCGAGCGCGTCGCTATCCTTGAAAGTCTGGTGGGCGAGATGGTGCGCCTTGAGGTCGCGCCAGACCGCTTCGATGTCGTTGAGCTCGGGCGCGTATTTCGGCAGCCATTCAACGGTGAGCCAGTGGGCGCGGGCGGCCAGGGCGGCGCGGGAGAGCTTGCTGGTGTGGATCGGTCCGTTGTCCTCGACCAGCACGACGGGCCTGGCGGCGCGGCCCGGCTTGGGGCCGTACGCCTCATCGAGTTGCTGGAGGTGGGCGACGAAATCGCTGCTGCGCTTGGTCGGGCTGGTCTGGACGATCAGCTCCCGGGTGGCATGGTTGAGCGAGCCGAGCATCGCCACATTCTTGGCCTGACCCGGCGCCGGCACCCGCAGGTCGGCGCCGGACTTCGCCCAGGCACGGGCGAGGTAGGGATGGGTCAGCGCCTCGCTCTCGTCGCCATACAGCAGCACGATGTCGCCTGCCGCGGCCTGCTGCTGGCGCAGTCGTAG
- a CDS encoding rare lipoprotein A (TIGRFAM: rare lipoprotein A~PFAM: Rare lipoprotein A~KEGG: bja:bll4521 probable rare lipoprotein A) — MKRGPSLHFLPRIPAALHQSCPPRAGAATAGSGAGAKLAAALAGCLAVAGCGSIETLGSKIDPLYGVSASPRVVAEGDPVPRGGGGYKVGKPYTIAGRTYVPAENPNYTAEGLASWYGKDFHGRKTANGEIFDMGSISAAHKTLPMPSYVRVTNLANKRSIIVRVNNRGPYVGDRLIDVSYRAADMLGFAKFGVARVRVDYMGRAPIDEDDDIKLASTLRTDGTLADLKGTSPVMVASARPFVPDVPSVRAVPASAPPSAEAPIPPSRPYDLGTSGSPASNAGSVAVASASGWSSGPAPVSGLGFAGVPAESAR, encoded by the coding sequence CAACAGCCGGGAGCGGTGCGGGAGCGAAGCTGGCGGCGGCGCTCGCCGGTTGCCTTGCCGTGGCAGGCTGTGGCTCCATTGAAACCCTCGGCAGCAAGATCGATCCGCTCTATGGCGTCTCGGCCAGCCCCCGCGTGGTGGCGGAGGGCGATCCGGTGCCGCGCGGCGGCGGCGGATACAAGGTGGGCAAGCCCTATACCATCGCCGGGCGCACCTATGTGCCGGCTGAAAACCCCAACTACACCGCCGAGGGTCTCGCCTCCTGGTATGGCAAGGACTTCCACGGGCGAAAGACCGCCAACGGCGAGATCTTCGACATGGGCTCCATCTCGGCGGCTCACAAGACGCTGCCGATGCCGTCCTATGTGCGTGTCACCAATCTGGCCAACAAACGCTCCATCATCGTGCGCGTGAACAATCGCGGTCCCTATGTGGGCGACCGGTTGATCGACGTGTCCTATCGCGCCGCCGACATGCTCGGCTTCGCGAAGTTCGGTGTCGCCCGGGTGCGGGTGGACTACATGGGCCGCGCGCCCATCGACGAGGACGACGACATCAAGCTGGCCTCCACCCTGCGCACGGACGGCACCCTCGCGGACCTGAAGGGCACGTCGCCGGTCATGGTGGCGTCCGCCCGTCCCTTCGTGCCGGACGTGCCATCGGTTCGCGCCGTTCCGGCCTCCGCCCCGCCCAGCGCCGAGGCGCCGATCCCGCCCTCGCGGCCCTATGACCTCGGCACCTCCGGAAGCCCGGCGTCCAACGCCGGCTCGGTGGCCGTGGCCAGCGCATCGGGCTGGTCCTCCGGTCCGGCCCCCGTCAGCGGGCTGGGCTTTGCCGGCGTGCCCGCCGAAAGCGCGCGCTGA
- a CDS encoding methionyl-tRNA synthetase (TIGRFAM: methionyl-tRNA synthetase~PFAM: tRNA synthetase class I (M)~KEGG: bja:bll4516 methionyl-tRNA synthetase): MSLPISPKPCAEKPPRRAGPEPFSEQACFERPMSAKPPFYITTAIAYPNGVPHMGHAYEAIATDCIARFKRLDGYDVRFLTGTDEHGIKMLQTAQKAGVTPRELLARNVPRFEAMVEAFNLSIDDFIRTTQERHHASSQAIWAKMAANGDIYKSTYAGWYSVRDEAYYAEDETQLNEQGIRLGPQGTPVEWVEEESYFFRLSAYQDRLLAYYAENPGFIMPEARRNEVVSFVSGGLTDLSISRTTFDWGIPVPGDDKHIMYVWVDALTNYITALGYPDTEAELFKRFWPANLHVIGKDIIRFHAVYWPAFLWSAGLEAPKRVFGHGFLFNRGEKMSKSVGNVIDPFDLAATYGVDAIRYFFLREVSFGQDGSYSHEAIVARMNADLANDLGNLAQRSLSMIAKNLDGVVPQPGPLSPEDEAILALADGMLEKSREAMEGQAIHHYLAAVWNVVAEANRYFAAQAPWALRKTDPARMATVLWVTAELIREVGILVQPVMPESAARLLDLVVVPADERGFDRLGAGHRLPAGRVLPAPVGVFPRYVEPETAS; the protein is encoded by the coding sequence GTGTCTTTGCCGATCTCGCCGAAGCCGTGCGCTGAGAAGCCGCCGCGACGCGCGGGGCCGGAGCCCTTTTCCGAGCAAGCCTGTTTCGAGCGCCCGATGTCCGCGAAGCCCCCCTTCTACATCACCACCGCCATCGCCTATCCCAACGGCGTGCCCCACATGGGCCACGCCTATGAGGCGATCGCGACCGACTGCATCGCGCGCTTCAAGCGGCTTGACGGCTATGACGTGCGGTTCCTCACGGGCACGGACGAGCACGGCATCAAGATGCTCCAGACCGCCCAGAAGGCCGGCGTCACCCCGCGTGAGCTGCTGGCGCGCAACGTGCCGCGCTTCGAGGCCATGGTGGAGGCCTTCAACCTCTCCATCGACGACTTCATCCGCACCACCCAGGAGCGGCACCACGCCTCCAGCCAGGCCATCTGGGCCAAGATGGCCGCCAACGGCGACATCTACAAATCCACCTATGCCGGCTGGTATTCGGTGCGCGACGAGGCCTATTACGCCGAGGACGAGACCCAGCTGAACGAGCAGGGCATCCGCCTCGGTCCCCAGGGCACGCCGGTGGAATGGGTGGAGGAGGAAAGCTACTTCTTCCGCCTCTCCGCCTATCAGGACCGGCTTCTGGCTTACTACGCGGAAAACCCCGGCTTCATCATGCCGGAGGCCCGGCGCAACGAGGTGGTGAGCTTCGTCTCCGGCGGCCTCACCGACCTCTCCATCTCCCGCACCACCTTCGACTGGGGCATCCCGGTGCCCGGCGACGACAAGCACATCATGTATGTGTGGGTGGACGCGCTGACCAACTACATCACCGCGCTCGGCTATCCGGACACGGAGGCGGAGCTGTTCAAGCGGTTCTGGCCGGCGAACCTGCACGTGATCGGCAAGGACATCATCCGCTTCCACGCGGTCTACTGGCCGGCCTTCCTGTGGTCGGCGGGGCTGGAGGCGCCGAAGCGCGTGTTCGGCCACGGCTTCCTGTTCAACCGCGGGGAGAAGATGTCCAAGTCGGTGGGCAATGTGATCGACCCGTTCGATCTCGCCGCCACCTACGGCGTGGACGCCATCCGCTACTTCTTCCTGCGCGAGGTGTCGTTCGGGCAGGACGGCTCCTACAGCCACGAGGCCATTGTGGCGCGCATGAATGCGGACCTTGCCAACGATCTCGGCAACCTGGCCCAGCGCTCCCTGTCCATGATCGCCAAGAATCTCGATGGCGTGGTGCCGCAGCCCGGCCCGCTGTCGCCGGAGGACGAGGCCATCCTCGCCCTCGCCGACGGCATGCTGGAGAAGAGCCGTGAGGCCATGGAGGGCCAGGCCATCCACCACTATCTCGCCGCGGTATGGAATGTGGTGGCCGAGGCCAATCGCTATTTCGCCGCCCAGGCTCCGTGGGCCCTGCGCAAGACCGATCCCGCCCGCATGGCCACCGTGCTGTGGGTGACCGCCGAGCTGATCCGCGAGGTGGGCATCCTGGTGCAGCCGGTGATGCCCGAAAGCGCTGCCAGGCTGCTCGACCTCGTGGTGGTGCCGGCGGACGAGCGCGGCTTCGACCGGCTGGGCGCCGGCCACCGGCTGCCGGCCGGCCGCGTTCTGCCCGCGCCAGTGGGCGTGTTCCCGCGCTATGTGGAGCCGGAAACGGCCTCGTGA
- a CDS encoding CoA-binding domain protein (PFAM: CoA-binding domain protein~KEGG: mlo:mlr8464 hypothetical protein), translated as MRPVNHDRYDDAYIRTILSQVRTIAIVGASANAARPSYFVMKYLSERGYRVFPVNPGQAGKTVAGLTFVATLADVPEPIDMVDVFRAPEHVPAVVDEVLKLNPLPKVLWTQLGVRNDEAAARAEEAGLQVVMNRCPKIEYGRLSGEIGWTGVNSRTISSRKPLRLGEGVQRLSIAPRGPKIS; from the coding sequence ATGCGCCCGGTGAACCACGATCGTTACGACGACGCCTATATCCGCACCATCCTGTCGCAAGTGCGGACCATCGCCATCGTGGGCGCCAGCGCCAATGCGGCCCGGCCGTCCTATTTCGTCATGAAATACCTGTCCGAGCGCGGCTATCGCGTGTTCCCGGTCAATCCGGGGCAGGCGGGCAAGACGGTGGCGGGCCTCACCTTCGTGGCGACGCTCGCGGACGTGCCCGAGCCCATCGACATGGTGGACGTGTTCCGCGCGCCGGAGCACGTACCGGCAGTGGTGGACGAGGTGCTCAAGCTCAATCCGCTGCCCAAGGTGCTGTGGACCCAGCTCGGCGTGCGCAATGACGAGGCCGCCGCCAGGGCCGAAGAGGCCGGGCTGCAGGTGGTGATGAACCGCTGCCCCAAGATCGAATATGGCCGCCTCTCCGGCGAGATCGGCTGGACCGGGGTGAATTCCCGCACCATCTCCTCGCGCAAGCCGCTCCGGCTTGGGGAGGGGGTGCAGCGGCTCTCCATCGCTCCGCGTGGACCTAAAATCTCATAA